Below is a window of Verrucomicrobiales bacterium DNA.
AAGAACAACATCGACTCGATGCTTGAGGTCATCGCACTGCACCGGGCAGCGGCCGACAGCATCCAACCCAGCCGTGAGTTCAACTATCTGAAGGACGAAGCCAAAGCGGCGTGGGACGGCGCCTTGGCCCGCGGCAAGGAAGTGGGTTATCGCAACGCGCAGGTTACGGTCTTGGCCCCCACCGGCACCATCGCCTTCCTCATGGATTGCGACACGACCGGAGTCGAACCCGACATCGCCTTGGTCAAATACAAGCTGCTGGCCGGCGGCGGCATGCTGAAGATCGTCAACCGCACCGTGCCCGAGGCCCTCGAGCGCCTCGGCTACTCCGCCAATCAAGCCGCCTCCATCGTCGCTCACATCGAGAAATACGATACCATCGAGGACGTCACCGGGGACGACGGTGCGATTATCACCAGCGGCCTCAAGTCTCAGCATCTCTCGGTCTTCGATTGCGCCTTCAAGGCTCATCGTGGGGTCCGCAGCATCCACTATCAGGCCCACTTGAAGATGATGGGCGCGGCTCAGCCCTTCATCAGCGGCGCGATCTCCAAGACAGTCAATCTGCCCTCGGAGGCCACGGTTCAAGACATCCGCTCCGCCTACATCGAAGCGTGGAGGATGGGACTCAAGTGCGTGGCGATCTACCGGGATGGCTCCAAACGCTCCCAGCCGCTCAACACCAAAAAGACCACTGAGGGTGGGGAGAAAGTCTCAGCCGCCGCGACCAATGCGTCCCTGGAAACGCGCATCCTGGAACTCGAGACTGAAGTCAGCCAGTTGCGCCAGGAAGTCGGCCAACCGCTCCGCCGTCGCCTGCCGGAAACCCGCATGGCGGTGAACCACAAATTCGAGATCGCCGGGCATGAAGGTTACCTCACCGTGGGCCTGTTTGAGGACAACCAACCAGGCGAACTCTTCGTCACCATGGCGAAGGAAGGTTCGACCATCGGCGGCTTGATGGATACCATCGGCGCCCTGACCAGCATGTCGCTGCAATACGGCGTGCCCCTGGAATCCTTGGTCAAGAAATTCGCTCACCAGCGCTTCGAGCCGAGCGGTTTCACCCGCAACCCGGACATCCGCAACGCCTCGAGCATCATCGACTATGTGTTCCGCTGGATGGCCTGCCAGTTCATCCCGGGATATCGCGAGCAAAACGCTCCCAAGATCCAGCCGGAGCTGCCCATCCCGGGCCTGGAGGACGCTGAAAAAAAAACGGTTAATCGGCCGGTAGCCGAGCTGCCCCTGGCGGAAGACAACGACGTGATCTCCGTAAGCTCATCGCGGTCCACCCCGACGGCCATCAAGCCGTCCCGACCGGGCAATGGACACGCCCTGACGCTGAGCAGCACCTTCGTCAACCAGCACGACGCGCCGTCCTGCCCGAACTGTGGTCACATCGCCGTGCGTAACGGCGCTTGCTACAAGTGCATGAACTGCGGCGAGAGCCTCGGTTGCTCCTAAGCACGCGGCTCAGCCAACCCAGCCCTGACCGAGGGCATCGAACTCAAGACCAACGGCCGGAAGCGCTCGCTTCCGGCCGTTCGCTTTCCCCGCCCCGCCCCGCCCGCTTTTGATTGTCCAATTCCGTCCCGAGGTGCTAAGTGATTCTCCATGCAACTCACGTGCTCCGGACCAAACGCTGCCAGAATCCTCACGGCGCTGGTGCTGATCGGCTCCCTACTCCCCATGAACCTTCAGGCGCACTCCGAGATCTCCCTGACGCTTCGCTCCCGCGTCCGCTCCAAATCCAAAGCGGCGGATGGCCCAGCCTTCCAGCAGCGCGAAAAGAAGGCCCGATGGAAGGCGAACGAAACCGCCATCATCATTTGCGACATGTGGGATGACCACTGGTGCCGTTCCGCGGCTCGCCGTGTCGTCGAGTTGGCGGGCCCCATGAATGACGTCGTCAAAACCGCGCGAAGCCAGGGAATCTTCATCATCCACGCCCCCAGCAGCGTGGTCTCCTTCTATCAGAAAACGCCGCAGCGCCAACTGGCGTTGAAGGCTCCCTTTGCCAAGACCCCCAAACCTCTGTCGGCTACCGATCGCTGGGGGACCGCCTGGTGCTGGCCCGACCCCGACCATGAGGGAGCACTGCCGATCGATGATAGCGATATGGGTTGCGACTGCCCTCAAAAATGCACGATCCGCGAAGCGTGGACCCGCCAGATCGCCAGCCTGGAGATGGGTCCCGACGACGCCATCACGGACAACGGCCAAGAGACCTACAACTTGCTCCAAGCGCGCGGGATCAAGAATGTGATCCTGATGGGCGTGCATCTGAACATGTGTGTGTTGGGCAGGCCCTTTGCCATTCGTCAGATGGTGAGGATGGGTAAGAACGTGGTGCTCATGAGAGATATGACCGATACCATGTACGATCCCCGTCAGTATCCCTACGTAAGCCATTTCCGAGGCACCGAACTGATGGTGGAACACGTGGAAAAGTACTGGTGCCCAACCATAACCAGCACCGCGCTGACGGGCAAGGACCCGTTCCGATTTCGTGAGGCTCCCTGAGTCGCGGGATCGCTATGGTCTCCGTGACCGACCGAGGACTATACTGCGCTGCGGGGGATTTCTATATCGATCCGACCCGAGGCGTGCCGCGAGCGATCATCACCCATGCCCACAGTGATCATGCTCGCCCGGGCTCCGCGAGTTACCTCACCGCGGCGGAAGGTGTCGGCGTATTGCGGCAACGACTCGGCCGAAACCCCAGCATCACCGGAATCCCCTACGGACAGAAGATTCACTTCCACGGAGTCACAGTCTCGTTTCACCCGGCGGGCCACGTGTTGGGATCCGCCCAGGTCCGGCTCGAACGCGGCGGCGAAATCTGGGTCATCAGCGGCGACTACAAGATCGAGCCAGACCCCACCTGCACGCCCTTCGAACCGGTTCCCTGCCACACCTTCATCACTGAATCCACCTTTGCACTCCCCATCTATCAATGGGCTCCCTCAGCCGAGATATTCGCCGAGATCGGCGAATGGTGCCAACGGAACCAGGCGCGGAACCGGATGAGTCTCCTGTTGGGATACTCGCTCGGCAAAGCGCCGCGTTTGCTGGCCAGCCTGCCGAGCGGATGTGGGCCCCTCCTGGTGCACCCCTCGGTGGAAACCTTTCTACCCCATTACCAAGCGGCCGGGGTAAGGTTTCCAAGCTATCAGAGGGCAACCCGTGCCGCAATGAGGGCAGCTCGAGGCAGCGGTGTGCTCATCGCCCCTCCCCAGTTCGTAGGCTCCGAGGATTTTCAAGAGTGCGGCGACACGGAAATCGGAATGGCTTCGGGCTGGATGCTGCCACGGGGAAAACTACGTAGGTCTTCCGGATTTGCCGTCTCTGATCATGCCGATTGGCCGGGACTTATCTCGGCTATCCGCGCCACCGGAGCCGGGCAGGTCTGGGCCACCCACGGATACACCGCCCCGCTCGTCCGCTGGCTGCGGGAGAACGGCTATGCGGCGGAAGAGATCGCACCGGTGAAACGTCGAGCCGCCCCCCCAACGGACCTAGATGAGACCGCGAGGGAGGATCGCGAGCGACCATCGTGAAGCGCTTCACAACACTCATCGATCGCCTGGAGACTTCCCCCTCCGAGGAAGGCCGCCTGAGCACCTTGCTCGACTACCTGCTCGCCGTTCCGGCTGACGAGCTGAACTGCGCCATTTCCTTTCTGCTCAACGCGGCCGCGATCCCGCGTGTGCTCAATCAAAAGCAACTGCTCAACGCGGCCGCCCAAGCGGCCGGCCTTCCCGAGTGGCTGTCGACGGCTTGCCGCGACGAAGTCGGCGACATCGCTGAGTTGACGGCCTTGCTGGTGCCTCGGGCCATCCGACCGCAGTCCGCTACCCTCACCACGCTGCTCCCCAAGTTTTACCTGCCGCTCCGCGGGCTCGATCACCCAGCGCAACAGGCTTTTCTCCATTCCGCATGGCAGGAACTGGACCTGGCGACCCGACGGCTCTGGCATCGGCTGCTCCTCGGCGGCCTCCACGTCCGGCTCAGCCGGAAACAACTCGCCACTGCGCTCTCGCACCGATACGGGATTATTGTCCCGCTGGCTCTCCAAAGGTTCGAGACAGCGCCATCTTTCCCCACGATCCCCGATTGGCTGGCGCGGCTGACGGCTCCCGCCTCCAGCGAGGAAGCACTCGGCTGGCCAGTGCCGTGGGCACAACCCGGCGAATGGTCAGGACTAAACGATTCCGGGCGGTCGGAGCGAGACTGGCAATGTGAGTGGGTGCCCTACGGACGACGCGTGCAATTGGTCCGCCGAAGCACTGTCACGTGGGCGTGGTCGGCCGATGGCGATTTGCTCAACCACTCACTCCCGAAACTAATCGATGCCGCCCACTCGCTGGAGACCGGTTTGGTTCTGGAAGGCGTTTGGGTGGAGCATGCGCCCGAGCTACTGTCGGGCCGATCCACCGAGGCTCTTGCCGGACAATTCTGGGTCCAGGATGTCCTGGAGTATCGCGGATCGGATCAACGTGATCGGCCGCTGAGTCAACGGAGTGAATGCCTAACCCACCTCCTAAGCCACGCGGCCAAACAGGCCCCGATGCCGCCGCAACGACGCGGGAATACATCCGGGGAGGAACGGGAGGAGCAACCCGAACTTTTCAGCGGCGCAACGCCATCCCAGTCCGAGCCCGAGCCAGCACTCTTCCGCCGCATCCCAGCCCTGCCATTGGGGGGCTGGGACCGAATCGCATCCGCGAGAGCGGAGGCACAAGCGCGTGGCTATGCCGGAATTCTGCTCCGGTCCGAGCAATCGCTTCATCCTGGCAGCCAACGCTGGCATCCACAGGATGGCCTATGGCTGCCGAACAAGCGCAGACACTGCACCGCCGTGCTCCTGTCGGTCCAGGTTGGGGACGCGGGATCAGATTACTCCCTGGGGATCCGCCACGAGGGAGGATGGCTGCCCATCGCGCGGATTCGCGAAGGGATCCCGGAGGGCGAGCGCGCGCAGGTCCTGCGTTTCATCCAGGAGCATACCACTCAGAAATTCGGGTCCTCGCGATTGCTCCGTCCAGCGCTCCCGGTCCGACTCAGCTATGACTACTCGATGCCCTCGCGCCGCCACAAAGCAGGTTTGAAGCTAGTGGGGGCACGCTGGGAGCACCTGCTTCCCGAGACAAGCTTAACGGCATGCTCCAGGCTGGAGGAGGTTGAGGGGCCGTGCAGGGTCCCTTAGCCGATGGCTCGCGGGGCGGCTTTGGCGGTGGGCAATGATCGCACGAGTTTTACCAAGCGCTGGCAGGCAGGGGAAAGCTCGCGATGCCGATAGGCCATGCCTACCACCAACGGTGGAGGTGCCGGCCGCAGGGGAAGAACCTTGAGCCGCGCGCCAGCGAGGCAGGACAGCGACGAGGGCACGATCGCTACGCCGCGTCGGGCCTCCACCGCTGCGATCAGACTGGTTGCACTGTCATGCGACTCCCCAATCGTGGGCCTCTTTCCCACCGACTGGAACAGTTCGGCCAGCATCTGATGATACTCCGGATACTCCTCGACGCCGTACACCACCAGCCGCTCGTGAGCCACCTCCTCGAGCGGGGCCCATTTGCCCGCGGCGAGTCGATGCTCCCGCGGCATAGCCACGCAGGTCGGATAGCGACACAGTTCCTCGAACACCAGGCTCTTGGGAAGCCGCTCCGCCAGCTGAACCATCAAGGCGACCTGCAGCCGCCCTTCCATCAATTCGCGAAGCATCTCCCCCGTGGATAAGTCATGCAGGATAACACGAACTCCCGGGGCCTCGTTCTGATAGGCGTGCAGAATCCGCGGCAGCAGCTCCACGGTGAGGGACGGGGCATAGCCCAGATGAACCTCGCCACGCTCCCCGGTTGCGAACGCGCGGACCACCCGCTCAGCCTCCTCCAGACGCAGGAGGACGGCACGCGCCTCCGCCAGAAATGCCTCGCCTGCAACGGTGAGGCTGGCGCCCCGCGGGCTGCGCTCCAGCAGCTTCACGCCCAGCGCTTCTTCCAGGTCGTTCACCTGGCGACCCAAGGCAGGCTGAGCCACCCGCAGCCGCTGAGAGGCCTTGGTGAAGTTCTTCGCCTCCGCAACAGCGATAAAGTAGCGAAGATGTCGCAGTTCCATCGCGCCACTATGCCCAAAAGGCATGACCATGCGAAGATCAAAGTATTGGCGGTCTCAGGTAGCCTGCGATACATGAGAGGGGTGACCATGCCCGGTGGCACCAAGCCCCGGGCGATCGAGAAAGACGAACACTATGATGACTCTTCGAAAATCGGAAGACCGGGGCCATGCCAACCATGGCTGGCTTGATTCGCGGTTCAGCTTCTCGTTCGCGGACTACCACGATCCGCGGCACATGGGATTTCGCAGCTTACGGGTGATCAACGATGACAAGGTGAACCCCGGCGGCGGCTTTGACATGCATCCTCACCGGGACATGGAGATCATCACCGTCGTGCTGGATGGAGCTTTGGAACATCGGGATTCGATGGGAAACGGCCGAACCATCCGTCCGGGTGAAGTCCAATACATGGCAGCTGGAACCGGGGTGATGCACAGCGAGTTCAACCCGTCGTCGTCCGATCCCGTTCATCTGCTGCAGATCTGGATCCTACCGGACAGGAAAGGGGCGAAGCCCACTTATGCGGAGCGTTCCTTCCGGGAGGCTCCGGCAGGCCAGCTCAACTTGGTGGCCTCGAAATCGGGACGAGACGGATCGCTGAGCATCAACCAGGATGCCGATCTTTTCGTCGGGCGCTTCCAGGGCGGGGAAACCGTGGCTCATGTCCTTCGAGCCGGACGCCATGCCTGGCTGCAGGTTGCGACCGGCGAGTTCAACGCGAACGGCAACAAGCTCTCCACGGGAGACGGCCTGGCGCTCAGCGATGAATCGGAGCTGAAACTCACCGCCCAGACGCCGGGGCAGGTGCTGCTCTTCGATCTGAACTAAACAGGAAACTCAACATGCGCCGCATCCTACAGACCACAGGCCTGATCCTCGCCCTGGCAACACTGACCGGGTGGATCGCCACCGGGTCCAACCGAGGCTGGACCAAAACCAGCGTGGAGAGACGGATCCTGGATGAGGTGACCGGGCAGGAAGAAATTCGCTACGAGAAGGCCTTTCTGCCCGGACTCGATGTCCTGGCGCCGGCGCTCCTCCTCTCCGCCGCTCTCGCCGGACTCTCTTTTCTATTTCCAAAACGCAAATCAACTCACTAAATCTAACCCAGCACTATCAAATCATGAAAACACTCGTACTCACCGCGCTGTCCCTGACCACCCTCTCCGCCAGCCTCCTCGCCGCGCCGCAAACCTTCGACTTTAAAGACCCCAAGGGCGTCAACAACGTCGTCTTCAAACTCGATGCCCCGCTGGAGGCGATCAACGGCAGCGCCAACGGAATCACCGGAACCATCTCCTTTGATCCAGCCGATCCGGCCAGCGCCAAAGGTCGCATCGTCGTGGCCACCGCTTCCCTGCACGTGCCCAATCCCGTGATGAAGGAACACATGCTCGGCGAGCAGTGGCTGGACGCGAACAAGAACAAGGAAATCTCCTTCGAGGCAAAATCCATCACCGACGCCAAAACCACCGGAGATGTGACCACCGCGAATGCCACGGGGACCTTAACCATCAAGGGCGTTTCCAAGGAGGTTACCGTCCCAGTGAAGTTCACGTATCTCAAGGACAAGCTGGCCGCCCGAACCAATGGTCAAATGAAGGGAGATCTCCTCGTGCTCCGCGCCAACTTTAGCGTGAAGCGCACGGACTTCGGCATCAATCCGAAGGCCCCGGAGGACAAGGTGTCGGACACGATCGACCTGACCCTCAGCATCGCGGGTTCATCTCCACGCTGATACTCCTCGCCGATGTGCAGGGCGAACGGCGGTGAACCGAACAACAGCCCTGGCGGGCACCCTGCAGAACGACATTCGAACCCCGACGACCTCCCCGGAGTCAGAGGTGATTCAGCAGAACAGTAACTTCAGTCGGCTCGGCCACTCGCCCCGCACCCGCGGTGGGGGTTGCGGTCTCCCCTCAGATCCGTGTGGTCCGCGTGGTCCGTGGGCAAAATGTCCCCGTTCCCAAGGCTTCCACACCTGCCAACCGCCGTGCCATCGCGACGGCGGTGATTGCTAGAGCGCTCGAACTCGGAAGAACTCATGAGGCTCGCTAACCGGAACGGTGCGCTCGACGACACGAGCCACCGTTCCGGGTTCAAGCTGAATGCGAGCACGCCAAACGCCGCTCGCCACGTCGGAGGTCGATTCGATTACGTAGCCGCGACCTGAGGCCACCAGGAATCGAAGCGTCAGGCTCGCGCCATCCGCCGAAAGGCGGACGGGTTCGAACCGCATTCCGCTGGCAGGATCGCGCGGCAGACTTCCCAGCTCGTACTCCTCACGATTGGTTAGCCCGTCGTTATCCGCATCCAGCAGCGCATCCAAAGCATCGTTGGGATCCAGCTGGTTCTCCACCTCCCACACATCGGGCATGCCGTCGCCATCCGAATCCGTACCCGGGAATCGGTCCCCCGGTGTTGGCGCAGCGGCGAACCAGGACAGCGGGTCGTTCGCAAATGCGACAGGACTTCCTCGTTGAAGGGAAAACCCGCTCCCCGAAGCCCCCGAAGGCCAGGGAAGGCCGTTGAGATACTCAACTCGCTCGACCAAAACGTCGTTCCAGGTCCCGTCGCTGGTCCGGTCCGGCCGCCAGAGGGTCACCGTATCACCCGTGTTGTTAAGCTTGCCTGAAAACGGCCCGAGCACTTTCACCACCGAGGGAACAGAATAGCGTTGGCGGAACTCGGCCAAGAGGCTCGGATCCTGAAGCGGATCGAAGGCCACGATGATCAGCGATTCGCCCACCTCCAGACGCGAGCCCAGCGGAAACTCAAAATCAATCCCACCTCCCACGCGCCATCGATCGTCCACCTGGAGGCTGTCTCTCAAGCTGACGGAACTTCGACTGACATTCCGCAACTCCACGAACTCGCCAATCAGGTCGCTCCCACCGCTCGGCGGGGCTGGATGAAACAGGATTTCGCTCACCATGACCGGCCCCAGGCTTGGCGGACCGTTGGTTGCCCCCGTCCCGGCACGAAACTCCTCAACCGTCCCAGGATTGTCTCTCCCAAAGGTCCTCTCGGCCTGCGCGACAAATTCCACGCGCCCACTGCGGGCCAGATACCGACCGAAGGAAACATTCTGACGCTGTGCGCCGAACTCCGCAAAGGCTCGGTAGCCAGTCAGCTTTCCATCCACCGAGGCCGACAACAGCACCTCATCCCCTCCCGAACTCAACCCCATCGCGATGGCGGCCAACTCCGGGTTGCCAAAGGTGTCCTCGTAGAGCACGGCGAATCCTCGGGGTCGAATCTTCATCGGTGACGGCACACGATACTTTTCCAAGAAACTTCGATCATCACTCAACCACCAGCCGCCAATATCGATTTCATCATCCGTTAAGTTAACCACCTCCACCGCGTCTTCGAAGGGAAGCGCGGTGTGGGTCAGCACCTCGTTGATCGCGACCAACGGCGATTCCCGCCAGTTTGACTCTCCAGGAGAGGCGGTACCGGCGAACCGGGTCCGGGTCTCCGCCCCGTCGGGAAAGCGCCCCTCGCTAATGCCCTGGGCCTGAACTGCGAAGGTGATGCCGTCGATGAGCGCGCCAGCGGGGGTCGAAATGCCAATGGCCTCGCCCGCTCCGCGCAGGGAAAATCCCAGATGATTCGCACCGGCCGAAACGTTTCCATCGGCCACCAACTTAATCCAAGCGTTCGTGCCGAATCCGAGGAACGACAGCGGCGGCAGGGTATGTTTGGTCAGATTTGCCAAATCATCACTTAAGCGCAGACCCGAGAGTGAAACCGGCAGCGCTCCCGGATTGTAGACCTCCAGCCAATCGTCCTCGCCCGGGACCGGATCCGCTAACCATTCGTTGATTCGAAGTGCCATCGAATCACCCAACGCCGGCAGCGGCGTATTCGGGCTCAGGGGAGTGGGCGTGCCAAGCTGCCAGTTGGTGCCTCCATCCGGCACCCGGCCGATCGAGAAATCGGCAGCCTGCAGTCCATAGGTGACCGCGTCCCGAAGCACCCCGCCTTGCTCCGGCTTATCGAAAAGGTAGATGGCCCCGCCGGAGGCACCCAAGTTGAAGCTCGCGACCGTCGCCGACGCTGCCAGGTCCGAGTCACAGAGGATCCGGAGATAACCTCCCGCTGAGATGAGGGTGCCAGGGTGGAACACGAAACGAAGCGGCTCGCGGGCATCGTCGCTCAGGCTGAAACCTTCCAAATCGATCTGGTTGGTCGTCCCGTTGTATAGCTCCACCCAGTCCGGGGTTTTCCCGTTCTCCACCAGACCCGCGTTGCTGGCCAACACTTCGTTGATCACCAAGGCTCCCCCTTCGGACGTTGGATTCGGAGCGGCTGGATTGGGACCGCCCGGGGTCGGATCCGAGAAC
It encodes the following:
- a CDS encoding ligase-associated DNA damage response exonuclease codes for the protein MVSVTDRGLYCAAGDFYIDPTRGVPRAIITHAHSDHARPGSASYLTAAEGVGVLRQRLGRNPSITGIPYGQKIHFHGVTVSFHPAGHVLGSAQVRLERGGEIWVISGDYKIEPDPTCTPFEPVPCHTFITESTFALPIYQWAPSAEIFAEIGEWCQRNQARNRMSLLLGYSLGKAPRLLASLPSGCGPLLVHPSVETFLPHYQAAGVRFPSYQRATRAAMRAARGSGVLIAPPQFVGSEDFQECGDTEIGMASGWMLPRGKLRRSSGFAVSDHADWPGLISAIRATGAGQVWATHGYTAPLVRWLRENGYAAEEIAPVKRRAAPPTDLDETAREDRERPS
- a CDS encoding LysR family transcriptional regulator, which translates into the protein MELRHLRYFIAVAEAKNFTKASQRLRVAQPALGRQVNDLEEALGVKLLERSPRGASLTVAGEAFLAEARAVLLRLEEAERVVRAFATGERGEVHLGYAPSLTVELLPRILHAYQNEAPGVRVILHDLSTGEMLRELMEGRLQVALMVQLAERLPKSLVFEELCRYPTCVAMPREHRLAAGKWAPLEEVAHERLVVYGVEEYPEYHQMLAELFQSVGKRPTIGESHDSATSLIAAVEARRGVAIVPSSLSCLAGARLKVLPLRPAPPPLVVGMAYRHRELSPACQRLVKLVRSLPTAKAAPRAIG
- a CDS encoding pirin family protein, whose translation is MMTLRKSEDRGHANHGWLDSRFSFSFADYHDPRHMGFRSLRVINDDKVNPGGGFDMHPHRDMEIITVVLDGALEHRDSMGNGRTIRPGEVQYMAAGTGVMHSEFNPSSSDPVHLLQIWILPDRKGAKPTYAERSFREAPAGQLNLVASKSGRDGSLSINQDADLFVGRFQGGETVAHVLRAGRHAWLQVATGEFNANGNKLSTGDGLALSDESELKLTAQTPGQVLLFDLN
- a CDS encoding YceI family protein, which produces MKTLVLTALSLTTLSASLLAAPQTFDFKDPKGVNNVVFKLDAPLEAINGSANGITGTISFDPADPASAKGRIVVATASLHVPNPVMKEHMLGEQWLDANKNKEISFEAKSITDAKTTGDVTTANATGTLTIKGVSKEVTVPVKFTYLKDKLAARTNGQMKGDLLVLRANFSVKRTDFGINPKAPEDKVSDTIDLTLSIAGSSPR